Proteins encoded together in one Thermoplasma sp. Kam2015 window:
- a CDS encoding GAF domain-containing protein, with amino-acid sequence MNVKNFAKSQMQNACEYLKNQNPKYDWVGIYVLEHGKLKLEAFVGEKTEHVEINLGDGLCSLAVIKNDIVNEYDVKSNPKYLACFPSTQSEIVVPIRFNGKAIGEIDIDSDQKAAFGDEDEKFLSQIADLIAPIVYQFYME; translated from the coding sequence ATGAATGTAAAGAATTTCGCCAAGAGTCAGATGCAAAACGCCTGTGAATACCTTAAGAATCAGAATCCAAAATATGACTGGGTCGGCATTTACGTTCTTGAACACGGTAAACTGAAGCTTGAGGCCTTTGTTGGAGAAAAAACGGAGCACGTTGAAATCAATCTCGGTGACGGGTTATGCAGTTTGGCAGTCATCAAGAACGATATAGTCAATGAGTACGATGTGAAGAGCAACCCAAAATATCTCGCCTGCTTCCCGTCCACTCAGTCTGAGATAGTTGTACCCATAAGATTCAACGGGAAGGCAATCGGTGAAATTGATATAGATTCTGATCAGAAGGCTGCTTTCGGCGATGAAGATGAGAAATTTCTCTCACAGATAGCAGATCTTATTGCACCCATAGTATATCAATTCTATATGGAGTAG
- a CDS encoding MTH1187 family thiamine-binding protein — protein sequence MILAEVTYIPIGSGTSASKYINAALEEFKKSGINFYPNSMGTVLEVKTIDEIFDVVKRGEKAILSMGIKRVETYIKIDDRIDVENSAERKLKAIKY from the coding sequence ATGATCCTCGCTGAAGTGACCTATATTCCAATTGGCTCGGGTACGTCTGCTTCCAAATACATAAACGCCGCACTGGAGGAATTCAAGAAATCGGGTATTAATTTTTATCCGAATAGCATGGGAACCGTGTTAGAGGTGAAGACAATTGATGAAATATTTGATGTTGTCAAGAGAGGGGAAAAGGCGATACTTTCAATGGGAATAAAAAGGGTCGAAACATATATAAAAATCGATGACAGAATAGATGTGGAGAACAGTGCGGAGAGAAAGTTAAAAGCTATCAAATATTGA
- a CDS encoding RNA-guided endonuclease TnpB family protein: MKTMRTEQIFIRDNGVISRMCHLSKNLYNQVNYIIRNQFFNREKLSSYKDLAKQFSKPSDIEENNNFQKLPAQTAQWTIRKVKESWNSFFKALKTYKKHPELFNGIPKPPKYKNKDGEFILIFTNQQCSIDNGILKFPKIMDLEVKTRLDDNTDLREVRIIPFGVRYNVEIVYSKEISDVSELSPKRILGIDIGVMNIVTIGNNISEKGIAVKGGVLKSINQYFNKELSRLRSISDRQRKNRENTKRIDKLFMERNRKVKDIMHKLSRSIVEYALSRKIDTIVIGHNDGWKQDTDIGRTNNQNFVQIPFNMLIQQIKYKAEEKGINVMIQEESYTSICSFLDNEIIEHHNTYMGKRIKRGVFQSANGTLIHADLNASYNTIRKAVPEAFDGIEGIGLYPRSLSIKEMITSRGGC; encoded by the coding sequence ATGAAAACGATGAGAACTGAACAGATCTTCATCCGTGACAATGGCGTAATATCCAGAATGTGCCATTTATCAAAGAACCTATATAATCAGGTAAATTATATCATAAGAAACCAGTTTTTCAATAGGGAAAAATTATCATCATACAAGGATCTTGCGAAACAGTTTTCAAAACCATCAGATATAGAGGAAAACAACAACTTCCAGAAACTGCCAGCACAGACGGCACAGTGGACAATAAGAAAGGTCAAGGAATCATGGAATTCGTTCTTTAAGGCATTAAAAACATACAAAAAACATCCAGAATTATTTAATGGAATTCCGAAACCACCAAAATACAAGAATAAAGATGGAGAATTTATATTAATATTCACAAACCAGCAGTGTTCTATTGATAATGGAATATTAAAATTCCCAAAAATCATGGATCTGGAGGTGAAGACAAGATTAGATGATAATACAGATTTAAGGGAGGTAAGAATTATACCATTTGGTGTTAGGTATAATGTGGAGATAGTATATTCTAAAGAGATATCAGACGTATCGGAGTTAAGTCCTAAGAGAATACTGGGCATCGATATTGGTGTAATGAACATCGTAACCATTGGAAACAACATATCCGAAAAGGGTATTGCTGTCAAGGGCGGTGTTCTGAAATCAATAAACCAGTATTTCAATAAAGAGTTATCAAGATTGAGATCGATCAGTGACAGGCAGAGGAAAAACAGAGAGAATACAAAAAGGATAGATAAGCTCTTCATGGAGAGAAACAGGAAAGTAAAGGACATCATGCACAAGCTTAGCAGATCCATAGTCGAATACGCATTGTCAAGAAAGATCGATACGATCGTTATAGGTCACAACGATGGATGGAAGCAGGATACCGATATTGGGAGAACAAACAACCAGAACTTTGTGCAGATACCCTTTAATATGCTCATACAGCAGATTAAATACAAAGCAGAAGAGAAAGGGATCAATGTCATGATACAGGAGGAGAGCTATACAAGCATATGTTCGTTTCTTGATAACGAAATCATAGAACACCACAACACGTACATGGGAAAGAGAATAAAGAGGGGTGTATTTCAGTCTGCAAATGGAACATTAATACATGCGGATCTAAATGCATCCTACAACACAATAAGAAAGGCAGTCCCTGAAGCATTTGACGGGATAGAGGGTATTGGGTTATACCCACGAAGTTTAAGCATCAAGGAGATGATAACTTCCAGAGGTGGATGTTAA